In Nocardia asteroides, the following proteins share a genomic window:
- a CDS encoding Rieske 2Fe-2S domain-containing protein, producing the protein MAVNPKVRELDVGTVPTRFARGWHCVGLASSYRDGKPHAIEIFGTKLVVWTDTNDEIRVLDAYCRHMGGDLSMGTVKGDDIACPFHDWRWGANGKCTSIPYARRVPPLARTRKWTTLERNGQLFIWHDHEGNEPPEDVTIPHIEGPFTDAEGNPSEERDSGWTPWTWNTMRIEGSNCREIIDNVVDMAHFFYIHYAFPTYFKNVFEGHVATQFLETKGRPDIGMAAKYGGETLLKSEASYFGPSYMINPLVNIYGGYEIKVVLINCHYPVSQDEFVLQYGLTVEKPKGIDDATAEKLAASMTEFFGDGFLQDVEIWKHKSKVENPLLCEEDGPVYQLRRWYEQFYVDVADVTEKMTQRFEFEVDTTKANQAWEAEVAENLRRKAEAEAEAGV; encoded by the coding sequence ATGGCAGTCAACCCCAAGGTGAGGGAACTCGATGTCGGCACAGTGCCGACGAGGTTTGCGCGTGGCTGGCACTGTGTCGGCCTGGCCTCGTCGTACCGCGACGGCAAGCCGCACGCGATCGAGATCTTCGGGACCAAGCTCGTGGTGTGGACCGACACCAACGACGAGATCCGCGTGCTCGACGCCTACTGCAGGCATATGGGCGGCGATCTGAGCATGGGCACGGTCAAGGGCGACGACATCGCCTGCCCGTTCCACGACTGGCGCTGGGGCGCCAACGGCAAGTGCACCTCGATTCCGTACGCGCGCCGCGTTCCGCCGCTGGCCCGCACCCGGAAGTGGACGACGCTCGAGCGCAACGGCCAGCTGTTCATCTGGCACGACCACGAGGGCAACGAGCCACCCGAGGACGTCACGATCCCGCACATCGAGGGCCCCTTCACCGACGCGGAGGGCAACCCCAGCGAGGAGCGCGACAGCGGCTGGACGCCGTGGACGTGGAACACGATGCGCATCGAGGGCTCCAATTGCCGCGAGATCATCGACAACGTCGTGGACATGGCGCACTTCTTCTACATCCACTATGCCTTCCCGACGTACTTCAAGAACGTCTTCGAGGGGCACGTGGCGACGCAGTTCCTCGAGACCAAGGGCCGTCCCGATATCGGCATGGCGGCCAAGTACGGCGGTGAGACGCTGCTGAAGTCGGAGGCGTCCTACTTCGGTCCGTCCTACATGATCAATCCGCTGGTCAACATCTACGGCGGGTACGAGATCAAGGTCGTGCTGATCAACTGCCACTACCCGGTCAGCCAGGACGAGTTCGTGCTGCAGTACGGCCTGACCGTCGAGAAGCCCAAGGGCATCGACGACGCGACCGCCGAGAAGCTCGCGGCCTCGATGACCGAGTTCTTCGGTGACGGCTTCCTGCAGGACGTCGAGATCTGGAAGCACAAGTCCAAGGTCGAGAATCCGCTGCTGTGCGAGGAGGACGGCCCGGTCTACCAGCTGCGCCGCTGGTACGAGCAGTTCTACGTGGATGTCGCCGATGTCACCGAGAAGATGACCCAGCGGTTCGAATTCGAGGTCGACACGACCAAGGCGAATCAGGCCTGGGAGGCCGAGGTGGCGGAGAACCTGCGCCGCAAGGCCGAGGCAGAAGCCGAAGCGGGCGTGTAA
- a CDS encoding DUF427 domain-containing protein, producing the protein MSDDKRGRVKVESAHKRVRAYLNGLLVADTLRPLLVWEIPYYPTYYVPLTDIKADLEPNGVTEHSPSRGEGTGYDVLVDGLRAEAAALRYLDSPLPDLKDAVRLDFATFDWFEEDEPIFVHPRDPYSRVDILGSSRNVRVEIDGVTVADSSSPRILFETGLPARFYLPLPDVRMDLLTASDTHTSCPYKGTADYWHVQVDGTEHRDIVWIYRTPLPESQKIAGLACFYNEKVDIYLDGVLQERPHSPFS; encoded by the coding sequence ATGAGCGACGACAAGCGTGGGCGGGTCAAGGTCGAGTCGGCGCACAAACGCGTGCGGGCGTACCTGAACGGGCTGCTGGTGGCCGATACGCTGCGGCCGCTGCTGGTCTGGGAGATCCCGTACTACCCCACCTATTACGTTCCGCTGACCGACATCAAGGCCGACCTGGAACCGAACGGGGTCACCGAGCACTCCCCCAGCCGCGGTGAGGGCACCGGGTACGACGTGCTGGTCGACGGCCTGCGCGCCGAGGCCGCCGCCCTGCGCTACCTCGACTCACCGCTGCCCGATCTGAAAGACGCTGTGCGGCTGGACTTCGCCACGTTCGACTGGTTCGAGGAGGACGAGCCCATCTTCGTGCACCCGCGCGATCCGTACTCGCGGGTCGACATCCTCGGCAGCTCGCGCAATGTGCGGGTCGAGATCGACGGCGTCACCGTCGCCGACTCGTCCTCGCCGCGCATCCTGTTCGAAACCGGGCTGCCCGCGCGGTTCTACCTGCCGCTGCCCGATGTGCGGATGGATCTGCTGACCGCCTCCGACACCCACACCAGCTGCCCGTACAAGGGCACCGCCGACTACTGGCACGTCCAGGTCGACGGCACCGAGCACCGCGACATCGTGTGGATCTACCGCACGCCGTTGCCGGAGAGCCAGAAGATCGCCGGCCTGGCGTGCTTCTACAACGAGAAGGTCGACATCTACCTCGACGGCGTGCTGCAGGAACGCCCGCACTCCCCGTTCAGCTGA
- a CDS encoding MFS transporter, which produces MSIQQLTRDNDAAPTTPSGQPKAVWAVAFASVIAFMGIGLVDPILKPIGEQLNASPSQVSLLFTSYMAVTGVAMLVTGVISSRFGAKKTLLSGLAIIVVFAALAGMSSTIGEIIGFRAGWGLGNALFIATALATIVGAATGGVAKAIILYEAALGIGIATGPLLGGLLGGISWRGPFFGVSVLMAIAFVAIVVLLPEMPKPAKPTSITAPFKALRHRGLLTVSVTALLYNFGFFTLLAYTPFPLDMGTYAIGFIFCGWGILLALASVFLAPKLQARFGTLPMMGLSLGLFAADLAVMGLFAEHKIVLIVGVVIAGLFLGVNNTLITEAVMISAPVERSTASAAYSFVRFAGGAAAPWVAGKLGEHSVSLPFWLGAAFTAAAVAALFAGRKALAHLDDHDPAPHSVEEAQAITVGD; this is translated from the coding sequence ATGAGCATCCAGCAGTTGACTCGCGACAATGACGCCGCGCCGACCACCCCCTCCGGACAGCCCAAGGCCGTCTGGGCTGTCGCCTTCGCGAGCGTGATCGCGTTCATGGGCATCGGCCTGGTCGACCCCATTCTCAAGCCGATCGGCGAGCAGCTGAACGCGAGCCCGTCGCAGGTCTCGCTGCTGTTCACCAGCTACATGGCCGTCACCGGCGTCGCCATGCTGGTCACCGGCGTGATCTCGAGCCGCTTCGGCGCCAAGAAGACGCTGCTGTCCGGCCTGGCGATCATCGTGGTGTTCGCCGCGCTGGCGGGCATGTCGAGCACGATCGGCGAGATCATCGGCTTCCGCGCGGGCTGGGGCCTGGGCAACGCGCTGTTCATCGCGACCGCGCTGGCCACCATCGTGGGCGCGGCCACCGGCGGCGTCGCCAAGGCGATCATCCTCTATGAGGCCGCGCTCGGCATCGGCATCGCGACGGGACCCCTGCTGGGCGGACTACTCGGCGGAATCAGCTGGCGCGGACCGTTCTTCGGTGTGTCGGTGCTGATGGCCATCGCCTTCGTCGCGATCGTCGTGCTGCTACCCGAGATGCCCAAGCCGGCCAAGCCGACGTCGATCACCGCGCCGTTCAAGGCCCTTCGGCACCGGGGCCTGCTGACGGTGAGCGTCACCGCGCTGCTGTACAACTTCGGCTTCTTCACCCTGCTCGCCTACACCCCGTTCCCGCTGGACATGGGCACCTACGCGATCGGCTTCATCTTCTGCGGCTGGGGCATCCTGCTCGCGCTGGCCTCGGTGTTCCTGGCACCGAAACTGCAGGCGCGCTTCGGGACCCTGCCGATGATGGGCCTGTCACTGGGCCTGTTCGCCGCCGACCTGGCCGTGATGGGCCTGTTCGCCGAGCACAAGATCGTGCTGATCGTCGGCGTGGTGATCGCGGGCCTGTTCCTCGGCGTGAACAACACGCTGATCACCGAGGCCGTGATGATCTCCGCCCCGGTCGAGCGCTCCACCGCCTCGGCGGCCTACAGCTTCGTCCGCTTCGCCGGCGGCGCGGCGGCCCCGTGGGTGGCGGGCAAGCTGGGCGAGCACAGCGTCTCCCTCCCGTTCTGGCTGGGCGCCGCCTTCACCGCCGCCGCCGTCGCCGCGCTTTTCGCCGGCCGCAAGGCCCTGGCCCACCTCGACGACCACGACCCGGCGCCCCACAGCGTCGAGGAAGCCCAAGCCATCACCGTCGGCGACTGA
- a CDS encoding MarR family winged helix-turn-helix transcriptional regulator encodes MQQTEQPSPDDIVVDLLVTAGRLTRLAGAISDDDLPRAVMRALAVLDEHGGIRVSEFARIDRCSQPAATALIGRLVADGLATRTRDPQDSRAVLVELTPAGRTRLTQARRAFAAAMAPGLADFDLDRLIRLDTDMNDLLTALRAVARGHQ; translated from the coding sequence GTGCAGCAGACAGAGCAGCCCTCCCCGGACGACATCGTGGTCGACCTGTTGGTCACTGCCGGTCGGCTCACCCGGCTCGCCGGGGCGATCAGCGACGACGACCTGCCCCGCGCGGTCATGCGGGCCCTCGCCGTGCTCGACGAGCACGGCGGCATCCGGGTCAGCGAGTTCGCCCGGATCGATCGATGCTCACAGCCGGCGGCAACGGCGCTGATCGGCAGGCTCGTCGCCGACGGACTCGCCACCCGGACCAGGGATCCGCAGGATTCCCGGGCGGTTCTCGTCGAACTCACCCCGGCGGGCCGAACCCGCCTCACCCAGGCCAGGCGCGCCTTCGCGGCCGCCATGGCGCCCGGACTGGCCGACTTCGATCTCGATCGGCTGATCCGGCTCGACACCGACATGAACGACCTGCTGACAGCCCTGCGTGCGGTTGCCCGCGGTCATCAGTGA
- a CDS encoding acyl-CoA dehydrogenase family protein, translating into MSSNELLEFRTSVRALLAKHATPAALRTAMDTDPGYDPKLWSMLCEQVGVAALAVPEEWGGAGAGLVESLMVVGELGAALSGVPMLGSAVLGVQAILLSGDEQACERLLPDLAEGSRTAALCWADTTGWDAAGVRAEDGKLTGAAHYVLHGGQAELLLVLTDDGLFETTADAAGVSVVSTPALDPTRRLATITFAGTPATRIGTGDPAALRTRLREIAWAAVAAEQVGAARRCLDMTVAYTASRVQFGRPIGSFQALKHRMADMYVLVESAESTALAAAQAVAENSPSAAEDVWVARRHCTEAFSHVAAEMIQLHGGIAITWEHDAHLYFKRAHATAQLFGTGSRPVVAA; encoded by the coding sequence ATGTCATCGAACGAACTGCTGGAATTCCGGACCAGCGTGCGCGCCCTGCTGGCCAAGCACGCGACGCCGGCGGCCCTGCGTACCGCCATGGACACCGACCCGGGTTACGACCCGAAACTGTGGTCGATGCTGTGCGAGCAGGTCGGCGTCGCGGCCCTCGCCGTTCCGGAGGAGTGGGGCGGCGCGGGTGCCGGCCTGGTCGAATCCCTGATGGTGGTGGGCGAACTCGGCGCCGCGCTGTCCGGGGTGCCGATGCTCGGGTCGGCGGTGCTGGGTGTGCAGGCGATTCTGCTCTCGGGTGACGAGCAGGCCTGCGAACGGCTGCTGCCCGATCTGGCCGAGGGCTCCCGCACCGCGGCCCTGTGCTGGGCCGACACCACCGGCTGGGATGCCGCCGGTGTCCGCGCCGAAGACGGAAAGCTCACCGGCGCCGCGCATTACGTGCTGCACGGCGGCCAGGCCGAACTGCTGCTCGTCCTCACCGACGACGGCCTGTTCGAGACGACGGCCGACGCGGCTGGCGTGTCCGTCGTCTCGACCCCGGCCCTCGACCCCACCCGCCGGCTGGCGACGATCACCTTCGCCGGCACCCCGGCCACCCGGATCGGCACCGGCGACCCGGCCGCCCTGCGCACCCGGCTGCGTGAGATCGCCTGGGCCGCGGTCGCCGCCGAACAGGTCGGCGCGGCACGGCGCTGCCTGGACATGACGGTGGCCTACACCGCTTCGCGGGTCCAGTTCGGCAGGCCGATCGGCAGCTTCCAGGCGCTCAAGCACCGGATGGCCGATATGTACGTGCTGGTGGAGTCGGCCGAGTCGACGGCGCTGGCGGCCGCGCAGGCCGTGGCCGAGAACAGCCCGAGCGCGGCCGAGGACGTGTGGGTCGCGCGCAGGCACTGCACCGAGGCCTTCTCGCACGTGGCCGCCGAGATGATCCAGCTGCACGGTGGCATCGCGATCACCTGGGAGCACGACGCGCACCTGTACTTCAAGCGCGCGCACGCGACCGCCCAGCTGTTCGGCACCGGCAGCCGCCCGGTCGTCGCCGCCTGA
- a CDS encoding acyl-CoA dehydrogenase family protein, producing MRFALSTEQLDFAAELRKILDAGQVPAAVRAWSAGETGKGRALLRQLAEMGVFGLIVDERYDGADATPVDLVVALIETGRAALPGPVIESAAVLPALLQRLPDAALAQQWLPALASGESLGAITFESQRGIALDAEAADLVLVAAGNQLTQAGTAAEAVTSIDPARKLARVVAGDVLAENAAAALDYAFDVGVLACAAQLLGAGRAILEQTTTYAKQRKQFGRVIGEFQAVKQQLAEVLIALDLAEPLVYRAALTLDSADRARDVSAALVACGDAAHRAARVGLQVHGAIGYTAECDLSLWLTRVAALRTAWGTADFHRGRVADALRAPAAV from the coding sequence ATGAGATTCGCGCTCAGCACCGAACAACTCGACTTCGCGGCGGAGCTGCGTAAGATCCTCGACGCCGGACAGGTGCCCGCCGCCGTGCGCGCCTGGTCGGCGGGTGAGACCGGCAAGGGCCGGGCGCTGCTGCGCCAGCTCGCCGAGATGGGTGTGTTCGGCCTGATCGTCGACGAGCGGTACGACGGCGCCGACGCGACCCCGGTCGACCTGGTCGTTGCCCTGATCGAGACTGGTCGCGCCGCACTGCCAGGCCCGGTGATCGAATCGGCCGCGGTGCTGCCCGCGCTGCTGCAACGCCTTCCCGACGCGGCCCTGGCGCAGCAGTGGCTGCCCGCGCTGGCGAGCGGGGAATCGCTGGGCGCCATCACCTTCGAGTCCCAGCGCGGTATCGCGCTCGATGCCGAGGCGGCCGATCTCGTCCTCGTGGCCGCCGGTAATCAGCTCACCCAGGCGGGCACGGCGGCGGAGGCGGTGACCTCCATCGACCCCGCGCGCAAGCTCGCCAGGGTCGTCGCGGGTGACGTCCTCGCCGAGAACGCCGCCGCCGCACTCGACTACGCCTTCGACGTGGGCGTGCTCGCCTGCGCCGCGCAACTGCTCGGCGCGGGTCGGGCGATCCTCGAGCAGACCACCACCTACGCCAAGCAGCGCAAGCAGTTCGGCCGGGTGATCGGCGAGTTCCAGGCCGTGAAGCAGCAGCTCGCCGAGGTGCTGATCGCCCTGGATCTGGCCGAGCCGCTCGTCTATCGCGCGGCCCTCACCCTGGATTCGGCCGACCGCGCCCGCGACGTGTCGGCGGCGCTGGTGGCCTGCGGCGATGCCGCCCATCGTGCCGCGCGGGTGGGTCTGCAGGTCCACGGCGCCATCGGCTACACCGCCGAGTGCGACCTGTCGCTGTGGCTGACCAGAGTCGCCGCCCTGCGCACCGCCTGGGGCACCGCCGATTTCCACCGCGGACGCGTCGCGGACGCGCTGCGCGCCCCGGCCGCGGTCTGA
- a CDS encoding acyl-CoA dehydrogenase family protein, producing the protein MDLEIDPAVREFQLEVRDFLATHVPREPLPSMDTKAGFEAHREWEAKLADARLSAVSWPAEYGGRDASILEWVLFEQEYYAAGAPGRVSQNGIFLLAPTLFEHGTTEQLARILPRMARAEDIWAQAWSEPESGSDLASLRSTARRAEGGWILNGQKTWSSRAAFADWGFGLFRSDPEAQRHHGLTYLMFPLTAEGVSVRPIPQLDGEPGFAEIFFDDVFVPDQDVIGGVNEGWRVAMATSSNERGLSLRSPGRFSATAQRLIDLWTETAEPTDTAARNAVVDAWIGAEAYRLHTFGTVTRLTDGGQLGAESSITKVFWSDLDIAMHETALDLLGPAAELASKWTDGYLFSLSGPIYAGTNEIQRNIIAERILGLPRESKR; encoded by the coding sequence GTGGACCTCGAGATCGACCCGGCAGTCCGGGAGTTCCAGCTGGAGGTGCGCGATTTCCTCGCCACCCATGTGCCGCGTGAGCCGCTGCCCTCCATGGACACCAAGGCGGGCTTCGAAGCGCATCGCGAGTGGGAGGCGAAACTGGCCGACGCGCGGCTGTCCGCGGTGTCCTGGCCCGCCGAATACGGCGGCCGCGACGCCTCGATCCTGGAATGGGTGCTGTTCGAGCAGGAGTACTACGCCGCGGGCGCGCCGGGCCGGGTGAGCCAGAACGGCATCTTCCTGCTGGCGCCGACGCTGTTCGAGCACGGCACCACCGAGCAGCTGGCGCGGATCCTGCCGCGGATGGCGCGCGCCGAGGACATCTGGGCGCAGGCCTGGTCGGAGCCCGAGTCGGGCAGCGACCTGGCGAGCCTGCGTTCGACCGCGCGGCGCGCCGAGGGCGGCTGGATCCTCAACGGCCAGAAGACCTGGAGCTCGCGCGCTGCGTTCGCGGACTGGGGCTTTGGCCTGTTCCGCAGCGACCCGGAGGCGCAGCGGCACCACGGGCTGACCTACCTGATGTTCCCGCTCACCGCCGAGGGCGTGAGCGTGCGCCCGATCCCGCAGCTCGACGGCGAGCCCGGTTTCGCGGAGATCTTCTTCGACGACGTGTTCGTCCCCGATCAGGACGTGATCGGCGGGGTCAACGAGGGCTGGCGCGTCGCCATGGCCACCTCGAGCAACGAGCGCGGCCTGTCGCTGCGCAGCCCCGGCCGGTTCAGCGCCACCGCGCAGCGGCTCATCGACCTGTGGACCGAGACCGCCGAGCCCACCGACACCGCCGCGCGCAATGCCGTGGTGGACGCGTGGATCGGGGCCGAGGCCTACCGGCTGCACACCTTCGGCACCGTCACCCGGCTGACCGACGGCGGCCAGCTCGGCGCCGAGTCCTCGATCACCAAGGTGTTCTGGTCCGACCTCGATATCGCCATGCACGAGACGGCACTGGACCTGCTCGGCCCCGCGGCCGAGCTCGCGAGCAAGTGGACCGACGGCTATCTCTTCTCGCTGTCCGGCCCGATCTACGCCGGTACCAACGAGATCCAGCGCAACATCATCGCCGAACGCATCCTCGGCCTGCCGCGCGAGAGCAAGCGATGA
- a CDS encoding enoyl-CoA hydratase, with translation MNRPEFRNAQNSKMTYALDAAFVRAVEDPEVKVIVLAGNGKHFSAGHDIGTPGRDHHVRYENKAALWWDHVDRAGGDQRFARESEVYLGMCRRWREIPKPMVAMVQGACIAGGLMLAWVCDLIVCSDDAFFSDPVVRMGIPGVEYFAHPWVMGPRAAKEFLFTGDRFDAAQAKEWGMVNRVVPRAELETETMTLAEKISAMPQFGLALTKKAVNQAEDLMGMRSGMDSVFGLHHFAHAHNAEVGADSLGGMNARSMKGAATEQNGTK, from the coding sequence ATGAACCGGCCCGAGTTCCGCAACGCGCAGAACTCGAAGATGACCTACGCCCTCGACGCCGCCTTCGTGCGGGCCGTCGAGGACCCCGAGGTCAAGGTGATCGTGCTGGCGGGCAACGGGAAACACTTCAGCGCGGGCCACGACATCGGCACGCCGGGGCGCGACCACCACGTGCGCTACGAGAACAAAGCCGCGCTGTGGTGGGACCACGTCGACCGCGCGGGCGGCGATCAGCGCTTCGCCCGCGAGTCCGAGGTGTACCTGGGCATGTGCCGCCGCTGGCGGGAGATCCCCAAGCCGATGGTGGCGATGGTGCAGGGCGCCTGCATCGCCGGCGGGCTGATGCTGGCCTGGGTGTGCGATCTGATCGTCTGCTCCGACGACGCGTTCTTCTCCGACCCCGTTGTCCGCATGGGTATCCCGGGCGTGGAGTACTTCGCGCATCCGTGGGTGATGGGGCCGCGCGCGGCCAAGGAGTTCCTCTTCACCGGCGACCGGTTCGACGCGGCCCAGGCCAAGGAGTGGGGCATGGTCAACCGGGTCGTGCCGCGCGCGGAACTCGAGACCGAGACGATGACGCTGGCCGAGAAGATCTCGGCCATGCCGCAATTCGGCCTCGCGCTCACCAAGAAGGCCGTCAACCAGGCCGAAGACCTGATGGGAATGCGCTCCGGAATGGACTCGGTCTTCGGGCTGCACCATTTCGCGCACGCGCACAACGCCGAAGTCGGCGCCGATTCGCTCGGCGGGATGAACGCCCGCTCGATGAAGGGCGCCGCGACCGAACAGAACGGGACGAAGTAA